A DNA window from Shewanella baltica contains the following coding sequences:
- a CDS encoding peptidylprolyl isomerase, with amino-acid sequence MLRWISALLFLFMSHNSFALDIQADTLYPRVEFDTSLGKIVVELDRTRAPITVDNFLTYVVKGEYDNTIFHRVISDFVVQGGGLTPKYEELPDGKPIVNESGNGLTNSIGTIAMARENEPHSATRQFYFNVADNTKLDPSKRRWGYAVFGEVIEGKTVLEAMAVVETGTNTKLNWPDVPVTPIILKTAKLLPKQ; translated from the coding sequence ATGCTCCGTTGGATATCAGCCCTCTTATTTCTCTTTATGAGTCACAATAGCTTCGCACTCGACATTCAGGCCGATACCTTGTATCCCAGAGTCGAGTTTGACACTAGCTTAGGCAAAATAGTGGTCGAACTAGATAGAACACGCGCACCTATCACTGTCGATAACTTTTTAACCTATGTCGTCAAAGGCGAATACGACAACACGATATTTCACCGTGTGATCAGTGACTTTGTGGTGCAAGGCGGTGGACTCACCCCTAAGTATGAAGAGTTGCCAGACGGCAAGCCGATAGTCAACGAATCAGGAAATGGCCTCACCAACAGCATAGGCACTATCGCCATGGCGCGGGAAAACGAGCCGCACTCAGCCACACGCCAGTTCTACTTCAACGTGGCCGACAATACTAAGCTCGACCCATCCAAACGCCGTTGGGGTTATGCCGTATTTGGTGAGGTGATTGAAGGTAAAACTGTCCTAGAAGCTATGGCTGTCGTTGAGACAGGCACGAACACTAAGCTCAATTGGCCTGATGTCCCTGTGACACCTATCATATTGAAAACCGCTAAGTTATTACCTAAACAGTAA
- a CDS encoding YajG family lipoprotein: MKRLLLTLTFPLLFAGCASQNPTHMAFSPQVPNISQQTAQRVPISLETVDTRTVDYVARFIEEGTKTRLVGPSEPPKLLLDEVFRAGFSQAGYQIDPSATNSVQIQLEELQMDVTKKTFGYEAKHSVLIAVQAKNSTQELVKRYKAKGTLKGPLTPDFATLELDMNKLLGQLTGEILNDPELNQFLQQ, from the coding sequence ATGAAACGGCTATTACTGACTTTGACTTTTCCCCTGCTGTTCGCGGGCTGTGCCAGCCAAAATCCGACTCATATGGCTTTCAGTCCCCAAGTGCCCAATATCAGCCAACAAACTGCACAACGTGTTCCTATCTCTCTTGAAACCGTCGATACACGCACCGTCGATTACGTGGCGCGCTTTATTGAAGAAGGGACAAAAACACGTTTGGTCGGCCCGAGTGAACCGCCTAAATTGCTGCTCGATGAAGTATTCCGCGCCGGCTTTAGCCAAGCGGGTTATCAAATCGATCCTAGCGCGACTAATTCAGTGCAAATTCAATTAGAAGAATTGCAAATGGATGTCACTAAAAAGACTTTTGGCTATGAGGCAAAACACAGTGTGTTAATCGCAGTGCAAGCCAAAAACTCAACCCAAGAACTGGTTAAACGCTATAAGGCAAAAGGCACCTTGAAAGGCCCTTTAACGCCCGATTTTGCGACCTTAGAGCTGGATATGAATAAATTACTCGGCCAACTCACAGGTGAAATTCTCAATGATCCTGAGCTTAATCAGTTTCTACAACAATAA
- a CDS encoding porin family protein, whose product MPKLSLISFIVGLTLASSIMSTNAFAGDSAHILGGSLGYGSQEFETKNGKYDAGDTLSGDLYYRYMLNEHFGVEAGYLAGSGGVASALVSIISEIKNLSYNGVRTTAYGEYALSRGNSLYAKLGAAYTQVSYEMDKQEMDSNDVGFYGAVGWQYRFKSGFGLNLEYEYLPMKELELQGINFGMSYRF is encoded by the coding sequence ATGCCAAAACTGTCGTTAATTTCGTTCATTGTGGGCCTGACACTGGCGTCAAGCATCATGAGCACCAATGCATTCGCGGGGGATTCTGCCCATATACTCGGCGGCAGTTTAGGTTACGGTAGCCAAGAGTTTGAAACTAAGAATGGTAAATATGATGCCGGTGACACCCTGAGTGGCGACTTATATTACCGTTATATGCTCAACGAGCATTTTGGGGTTGAAGCGGGTTATTTAGCTGGTTCCGGTGGTGTTGCGAGTGCGCTTGTCAGTATTATCAGCGAGATAAAAAACTTGAGTTATAACGGTGTTAGAACCACAGCCTACGGAGAGTATGCGTTGTCTCGCGGTAACAGCCTTTATGCCAAGCTGGGCGCTGCCTACACTCAAGTGAGCTATGAGATGGATAAGCAGGAGATGGACTCGAACGATGTCGGCTTTTATGGCGCGGTTGGTTGGCAATATCGCTTTAAGTCAGGATTCGGTTTGAATTTGGAATATGAATATCTTCCGATGAAGGAGTTAGAGTTGCAGGGGATCAACTTTGGAATGAGCTATCGATTCTAG
- a CDS encoding DUF2804 domain-containing protein: MLTIATQIAPDSLINPKGLPHFGHFDGIVKTLGLADFVYFDTMDKPASAWAKHFDYKQFQFVSLVTPRYVLGIALADIAYVGSAFCYLYDIKTNTLTQLDWLKPLRFGYQMTPSPAEGRSSIGRKGAQLSFEIVEGGWRLIIDTKNIQADVTLHSAPLSLPMAMCSPTGYNGWTYTQKHNGLTVKGSLIVAHEPQPLNHALAGYDFSAGYMRRDTSWRWASINARIHEGIMGLNLAAGVNETGATENVFWINGERHLLGPVQFEFDRHATLGAEVWRVYSQNGQVDLQFAARNCRSEKRNLLLLKSNFRQFIGHFSGTITDNQGRSYQLNNVLGLAEDHYARW; the protein is encoded by the coding sequence ATGTTAACGATAGCAACGCAAATTGCCCCAGATAGCCTGATCAATCCGAAGGGGTTACCCCATTTCGGCCATTTCGATGGCATAGTCAAAACCTTAGGTTTAGCGGACTTTGTTTATTTCGATACTATGGATAAACCCGCTTCAGCGTGGGCCAAGCATTTCGATTATAAACAATTTCAGTTTGTCTCTTTGGTCACGCCGCGTTATGTCCTTGGCATTGCGCTCGCCGATATTGCTTACGTCGGCAGTGCGTTTTGTTATTTATACGACATAAAAACCAACACTCTCACCCAGCTTGATTGGCTAAAACCTTTAAGATTTGGCTATCAGATGACGCCATCGCCAGCCGAGGGGCGAAGTAGTATTGGCCGTAAAGGAGCGCAGTTAAGCTTTGAGATTGTAGAGGGCGGTTGGCGGTTAATCATTGATACTAAAAATATTCAAGCCGATGTGACTTTGCACTCAGCTCCCTTAAGTTTGCCTATGGCCATGTGTAGTCCTACGGGATACAACGGCTGGACTTACACACAAAAGCATAATGGTTTGACGGTTAAAGGTAGTTTGATTGTAGCCCATGAGCCGCAGCCGCTGAATCACGCTTTAGCTGGTTATGATTTTTCGGCGGGTTACATGCGCCGCGATACCAGTTGGCGCTGGGCGTCGATCAACGCGCGGATCCATGAGGGCATTATGGGGCTTAATTTAGCTGCTGGCGTCAATGAAACCGGCGCTACTGAAAATGTCTTTTGGATTAATGGCGAGCGTCATTTACTCGGGCCAGTGCAATTTGAATTTGATCGACACGCCACGCTCGGCGCCGAGGTTTGGCGAGTCTACAGTCAAAATGGCCAAGTGGATTTACAGTTCGCGGCGCGCAATTGTCGCAGTGAAAAGCGTAACTTGCTCTTGCTTAAGAGTAATTTTCGCCAATTCATCGGTCATTTCAGCGGCACGATTACTGATAATCAAGGGCGCAGTTACCAGTTGAATAATGTGCTGGGACTTGCCGAAGATCACTATGCCCGCTGGTAA
- a CDS encoding sterol desaturase family protein, whose translation MDIASLIQHPEVLLLVLAPLFFVCILLEWYFGDKRQKLPLSARYRGQEVLCNFSLAAMHQGADLLTGLLIAKLYLAMFGWKLFDIEMGPLSFIALMVAQDFCYYWFHRASHRVRWMWAAHVVHHSSENMNFSTAFRQSLMYPFAGMWLFWLPLVVIGFDPNWVVFVVLLNLGLQFFVHTQAIKSLGPLEWVFNTPSHHRVHHGRNPQYIDKNYAGVLIIWDKLFGTFEPEVETVIYGITKPVNSFNPLKVTFSEWRDMFAEVTATGLSVKQRLRILFAPPSSSLKSEE comes from the coding sequence ATGGATATCGCCTCGCTGATCCAGCACCCCGAAGTGTTACTGCTCGTGCTCGCGCCGCTGTTTTTCGTGTGTATTTTGCTGGAATGGTATTTTGGTGATAAAAGACAAAAACTACCGTTGAGTGCTCGCTATCGCGGCCAAGAAGTGCTGTGTAATTTTAGCCTCGCGGCCATGCATCAAGGCGCCGATCTGCTCACTGGCTTGTTGATCGCTAAGCTGTATCTAGCGATGTTTGGTTGGAAGTTATTCGATATTGAAATGGGCCCATTAAGCTTTATTGCCTTGATGGTTGCGCAGGACTTTTGTTATTACTGGTTCCACAGGGCGAGCCATAGAGTGCGCTGGATGTGGGCGGCTCACGTGGTGCACCATAGCTCTGAGAATATGAATTTTAGCACGGCGTTTCGCCAGAGTTTAATGTATCCCTTTGCGGGCATGTGGTTATTTTGGTTGCCGCTGGTGGTCATAGGTTTCGACCCAAACTGGGTGGTATTTGTGGTATTACTCAATCTGGGATTGCAATTTTTTGTGCATACCCAAGCGATTAAATCACTCGGACCGCTGGAATGGGTCTTTAATACACCGTCACATCACAGGGTGCACCACGGTCGTAATCCCCAATATATAGATAAAAACTATGCGGGCGTGCTGATTATTTGGGACAAGCTGTTTGGCACTTTTGAGCCCGAAGTGGAGACAGTGATTTACGGTATCACTAAGCCTGTAAATAGTTTTAATCCCCTTAAAGTGACGTTTAGCGAATGGCGAGACATGTTTGCTGAGGTCACCGCGACAGGCTTGAGTGTTAAACAACGACTACGTATCTTGTTTGCTCCGCCTTCCAGCAGTTTAAAAAGCGAGGAATAA
- the mpl gene encoding UDP-N-acetylmuramate:L-alanyl-gamma-D-glutamyl-meso-diaminopimelate ligase → MHVHILGICGTFMGGLALLARAKGHRVTGSDANVYPPMSTQLEDQGIELIQGFDPSQLGEAGHYPDLVVIGNAMSRGNPCVEAVLNIGIPYTSGPQFLADHILPERWVLAVSGTHGKTSTSSMLAWILDDCGYEPGFLIGGVPQNFGVSARLGKTAFFVVEADEYDSAFFDKRSKFVHYHPRTLVINNLEFDHADIFADLAAIQKQFNHLVRTVPGEGKIVWPADSHAVKQTIDMGCWSEQETYHLAESSSGWYGKALSDDCHRFEVFFDGESQGILEWDLIGQHNIENAMMAIAAARHVGVKPSAAIEALAKFMPPKRRLELLGTVNGVSVYDDFAHHPTAIATTLKGMRAKVGQSKITVVLEPRSNTMKSGVHKDTLAFSMMQADEAFLYQADTIDWNMKEAMEAAVIPVTVLHQIDDVVAKVAATSKAGDTIVVMSNGGFGGLHKKLLAALELRSTAEQV, encoded by the coding sequence ATGCACGTACATATTTTAGGAATTTGTGGAACCTTCATGGGTGGTCTAGCGTTATTGGCTAGGGCAAAAGGGCACAGAGTGACGGGCTCGGATGCCAATGTCTATCCTCCAATGAGCACGCAACTAGAGGACCAAGGCATTGAGCTTATTCAAGGTTTTGATCCCAGCCAGCTGGGTGAAGCAGGGCATTATCCTGACTTAGTTGTCATTGGTAATGCCATGAGCCGGGGTAATCCCTGCGTGGAAGCCGTGTTGAACATTGGCATCCCTTATACCTCTGGCCCGCAGTTTTTAGCCGATCATATTTTGCCTGAGCGTTGGGTACTGGCAGTGTCTGGCACTCACGGTAAAACCTCGACTTCTAGCATGTTAGCCTGGATTTTAGATGATTGTGGTTATGAGCCTGGGTTCTTAATTGGTGGTGTACCGCAAAACTTTGGTGTGTCGGCGCGTTTAGGCAAGACGGCTTTTTTTGTGGTTGAGGCCGACGAATACGACAGTGCCTTCTTCGATAAACGTTCGAAATTCGTGCATTATCATCCACGTACCTTAGTGATCAACAATCTTGAGTTCGATCATGCCGATATTTTTGCCGATCTGGCTGCGATTCAAAAACAGTTTAATCATTTAGTTCGCACTGTACCTGGCGAGGGAAAGATCGTTTGGCCTGCCGATTCCCATGCTGTTAAGCAGACGATTGATATGGGTTGCTGGAGCGAGCAAGAAACCTATCATTTAGCCGAATCGAGCAGCGGTTGGTATGGCAAAGCCTTAAGTGATGATTGTCATCGCTTTGAAGTGTTTTTTGATGGTGAGTCCCAAGGCATTCTCGAATGGGATTTGATTGGTCAGCACAATATTGAAAACGCCATGATGGCCATTGCTGCTGCGCGTCACGTGGGCGTTAAGCCGAGTGCTGCAATTGAAGCCTTAGCTAAGTTTATGCCACCTAAACGTCGACTCGAATTACTCGGAACCGTTAACGGTGTGAGCGTATACGACGACTTTGCCCACCATCCAACGGCGATTGCGACCACGTTAAAAGGCATGCGGGCTAAGGTCGGTCAGAGCAAGATTACTGTAGTACTCGAGCCGCGCTCAAACACTATGAAGAGCGGTGTCCATAAAGACACTTTAGCTTTTTCTATGATGCAAGCCGACGAAGCCTTTTTATATCAAGCCGATACCATCGACTGGAATATGAAAGAAGCCATGGAAGCGGCGGTGATCCCTGTGACTGTGTTACATCAAATTGATGATGTGGTCGCCAAAGTGGCGGCGACGTCCAAAGCGGGTGACACCATAGTGGTGATGAGTAACGGTGGCTTTGGCGGGTTACATAAGAAGTTATTGGCCGCATTAGAGCTACGTTCAACTGCAGAGCAGGTTTAA
- a CDS encoding flavin prenyltransferase UbiX: protein MSYTKSTKAISLAWTGASGAPYGLKLLECLLVSGYQVFLMISSAARVVLATEHGLQLSANSDKAHAQLLALLHEKAVIITGELVVLGKDEWFSPPASGSAAPKQMVICPCSTGTLAAVATGMSNNLLERAADVVIKERGQLILVPRETPFSAIHLEHMLSLSRLGATIMPAAPGFYHNPKSVEDLVDFMVARILDHLGVDHALTSRWGYDKQSNRDLDN, encoded by the coding sequence ATGAGCTACACAAAGTCGACAAAGGCGATTAGCTTAGCTTGGACAGGTGCCTCGGGTGCACCTTATGGGCTTAAGTTACTCGAGTGTCTATTGGTATCGGGTTATCAAGTGTTTTTGATGATCTCCAGTGCCGCTCGGGTAGTATTAGCGACTGAACACGGTTTGCAGTTAAGCGCCAACAGCGACAAAGCCCATGCTCAGCTGTTGGCTTTGCTGCACGAAAAAGCCGTGATTATTACTGGCGAATTAGTGGTATTAGGCAAAGATGAGTGGTTTTCACCGCCTGCATCGGGCAGCGCCGCACCTAAACAAATGGTGATTTGCCCTTGCTCGACGGGGACGTTAGCGGCAGTGGCTACCGGAATGAGTAATAATTTACTCGAACGCGCCGCCGATGTGGTGATTAAAGAGCGCGGCCAACTTATCTTAGTGCCGAGGGAAACTCCTTTTAGCGCCATACACTTAGAGCATATGTTGAGTCTTTCTCGCCTCGGCGCGACCATTATGCCCGCTGCCCCCGGTTTTTATCACAATCCCAAATCGGTTGAAGATCTGGTAGACTTCATGGTCGCTCGAATTCTCGATCATTTGGGCGTTGACCATGCATTAACGAGTCGCTGGGGTTATGACAAACAGTCTAACCGCGACCTCGACAATTGA
- the hpt gene encoding hypoxanthine phosphoribosyltransferase, producing MKHTTEVMISAEEISQKLDQMAELINAHYAHSERLLMVGLLKGSVVFMADLCRRIKGHVEIDFMSVSSYGNAMTSSRDVKVLKDVQSDIAGRDVLIVEDLIDSGNTLSKVREMLLLREPKSLALCTLLDKPERREVDVKVDFIGFTIPDEFIVGYGIDYAEQYRNLPYIAKVVPLD from the coding sequence ATGAAACACACCACCGAAGTGATGATCTCTGCAGAAGAGATAAGCCAGAAATTGGATCAAATGGCCGAGCTAATCAATGCCCATTATGCCCACAGCGAACGTCTGCTGATGGTAGGCTTGTTAAAAGGCTCAGTGGTCTTTATGGCTGACCTGTGTCGCCGAATTAAAGGCCATGTTGAAATCGATTTTATGTCGGTTTCCAGTTATGGCAATGCTATGACCAGCTCACGGGATGTGAAAGTGCTGAAAGATGTGCAATCAGATATCGCCGGTCGCGATGTATTGATTGTGGAAGACTTGATTGACTCAGGTAACACCTTAAGCAAAGTGCGCGAGATGTTGTTACTGCGCGAGCCTAAGAGCCTTGCACTGTGCACCCTGCTAGATAAACCTGAACGTCGTGAAGTGGATGTGAAGGTCGATTTTATCGGTTTCACTATCCCTGATGAGTTTATCGTGGGTTATGGTATTGATTATGCAGAGCAATATCGCAATCTACCTTACATCGCGAAAGTCGTGCCACTCGATTAA
- a CDS encoding ABC transporter ATP-binding protein: MANITHALVLEGLKKTYKGGVEAVKGISLTVNQGDFFALLGPNGAGKSTTIGIISSLVQKSSGSVKVFDYDIDKQLEHAKLCIGLVPQEFNFNQFETVLQIVVNQAGYYGVPKPVALERAKKYLSQLDLWEKRNSQSRELSGGMKRRLMIARALMHEPKLLILDEPTAGVDIELRRSMWEFLKQINQQGVTIILTTHYLEEAEMLCRNIGIIDKGILVECTSMKALLSKLNMETFILDLRRDTSTAPVLDGMACRLTDSHTLEVDVVKEQNLNDVFSQLSAANIEVLSMRNKSNRLEELFVELVKKTQGVSA, encoded by the coding sequence ATGGCGAATATTACCCATGCTCTGGTACTCGAAGGGCTTAAAAAAACCTATAAAGGCGGTGTCGAAGCGGTCAAAGGCATCAGCCTCACCGTCAATCAAGGGGATTTCTTTGCCTTGCTCGGCCCCAATGGTGCGGGTAAATCCACCACGATTGGTATTATTAGCTCCTTAGTGCAGAAGAGTTCAGGTTCGGTCAAAGTCTTTGATTATGATATCGATAAGCAGCTAGAACACGCCAAGCTTTGTATTGGTCTAGTGCCGCAAGAGTTTAACTTCAACCAGTTTGAAACCGTACTGCAAATCGTGGTGAATCAAGCGGGTTACTATGGTGTGCCTAAGCCTGTTGCCCTTGAGCGCGCCAAAAAATACTTAAGCCAACTGGATTTGTGGGAAAAACGTAATAGCCAATCGCGGGAATTATCCGGCGGTATGAAGCGACGGTTAATGATCGCCCGCGCCCTGATGCACGAACCTAAGTTGTTGATTTTAGATGAGCCTACCGCAGGCGTGGATATTGAACTGCGTCGCTCTATGTGGGAGTTCCTCAAACAAATTAATCAGCAAGGCGTGACGATCATCCTGACCACCCATTACCTTGAAGAGGCTGAAATGCTTTGCCGTAATATCGGCATTATCGACAAAGGCATTTTAGTGGAATGCACTAGCATGAAGGCGCTGCTGAGTAAGCTGAATATGGAGACGTTTATTCTCGATCTGCGTCGCGATACATCAACGGCACCAGTACTCGATGGCATGGCTTGTCGCTTAACTGACTCTCATACCTTAGAGGTGGATGTGGTTAAAGAGCAAAATCTCAACGATGTCTTTAGCCAATTAAGTGCGGCCAATATAGAAGTGCTATCTATGCGTAACAAGTCTAATCGCTTAGAAGAACTCTTCGTCGAACTCGTGAAGAAAACTCAGGGAGTCTCTGCATGA
- a CDS encoding ABC transporter permease — translation MNQLYFIAFKSILSKEINRFTRIWIQTLVPPAITMTLYFLIFGNLVGSRIGEMGGVSYMEFIAPGLIMMSVITNSYSNVASSFYSAKFQRNLEELMVAPVPHYVLIAGYVGGGVARGLCVGLIVTLVAMFFVDISLHHAGLVVMTVFLTSVLFSLGGLINAVFAKSFDDISIIPTFVLTPLTYLGGVFYSLSLLPPFWQGVSALNPVVYMINVFRYGFLGFADISVPLSIAIMIGFCVALWTLAYYLVSRGIGLRS, via the coding sequence ATGAACCAGCTCTACTTTATCGCCTTTAAAAGCATCTTAAGCAAAGAAATCAATCGTTTTACGCGAATTTGGATCCAGACTTTAGTGCCGCCTGCGATTACCATGACCTTGTATTTTTTGATTTTTGGTAACTTAGTTGGCAGCCGAATTGGAGAGATGGGCGGCGTATCTTATATGGAGTTTATCGCCCCAGGTTTGATCATGATGTCAGTGATCACTAACTCTTACTCGAACGTGGCGAGCTCATTCTACAGTGCTAAGTTTCAACGCAATTTAGAAGAGCTGATGGTGGCTCCTGTGCCCCATTATGTGTTGATTGCTGGCTATGTTGGTGGCGGTGTGGCGCGCGGTTTATGTGTCGGCCTAATAGTGACGCTTGTGGCCATGTTCTTCGTCGACATTAGCTTGCATCATGCCGGTTTAGTGGTAATGACAGTGTTTTTAACCTCAGTGCTATTCTCCTTAGGCGGCTTGATTAACGCTGTTTTTGCTAAAAGTTTCGATGATATCAGTATCATCCCTACTTTTGTACTTACCCCATTAACTTACCTTGGCGGGGTATTTTACTCGCTGTCACTCTTGCCCCCTTTCTGGCAAGGCGTGTCGGCACTCAACCCTGTGGTCTATATGATCAACGTGTTCCGCTATGGTTTTTTAGGTTTCGCCGACATCAGCGTGCCACTATCCATCGCCATTATGATCGGTTTCTGTGTCGCCCTATGGACCTTAGCGTATTATCTAGTTTCACGGGGAATTGGGTTACGTTCGTAA
- a CDS encoding IS3-like element ISSba4 family transposase (programmed frameshift), with protein sequence MTTSSNSSRKRTQRDYTLAFKLGVVERVEKGEMTYKQAQTRFGIQGKTTVLVWLRKHGKLDWSKLFQHPLMPPSKETPAETIKRLERELAEAKLRNQILNGMVDIMDNEYGAGLRKKLLIRYLWQAKTQSKINLAVACRAVGISRQGIYQAVARMASRSTELSVIKDWVQYWRNYMPRLGTRKLYTLIQPKLVEHDIKLGRDGFFTYLRSEGLLVKPKRSFTKTTFSKHWMKKHPNLLKEEGLHDAEHVLVSDITYLESDQGVHYLSLVTDAASRKIVGHHLSTDMKAESVVKALKMAVKDKRYSANAVHHSDRGSQYCSAVYQDELQANHIQPSMTDGYDCYQNALAERVNGILKQEFLLYRCKTLEELKRLVRESIAIYNEMRPHLSLDMETPNQVHNRKGQLLELA encoded by the exons ATGACAACATCAAGTAACTCAAGCCGTAAGCGTACTCAACGCGATTACACCTTAGCTTTTAAATTAGGCGTTGTTGAACGTGTTGAAAAAGGCGAAATGACTTACAAGCAAGCGCAGACTCGTTTTGGCATTCAGGGGAAAACAACGGTACTCGTCTGGCTGAGAAAGCATGGTAAACTCGATTGGTCGAAACTCTTTCAGCATCCCCTTATGCCTCCTTCAAAAGAAACCCCAGCCGAAACTATCAAGCGCCTTGAACGTGAGTTAGCCGAAGCGAAACTGCGTAACCAAATTCTCAATGGTATGGTCGATATCATGGACAATGAATACGGAGCCGGCCTCAGAAAAAAGT TACTTATCCGGTATCTCTGGCAAGCCAAAACCCAAAGCAAAATAAACCTTGCCGTTGCGTGTCGCGCTGTCGGTATTTCACGGCAAGGTATTTATCAGGCTGTCGCCCGAATGGCGAGCCGAAGCACTGAGCTATCGGTCATCAAAGACTGGGTCCAATATTGGCGTAACTATATGCCACGATTGGGGACGCGTAAGCTCTATACTTTGATACAGCCTAAGCTGGTTGAACATGATATCAAACTCGGGCGAGACGGGTTCTTTACCTACTTGAGAAGTGAAGGCTTGCTAGTTAAGCCCAAGAGAAGCTTCACAAAAACGACATTCAGCAAGCATTGGATGAAGAAGCATCCCAACCTGCTGAAGGAAGAGGGACTACACGATGCCGAGCATGTACTGGTCAGCGATATCACTTATCTCGAATCAGACCAAGGCGTGCACTATTTGTCACTAGTGACTGATGCCGCGTCACGTAAGATAGTCGGTCATCACTTGAGTACGGACATGAAAGCAGAAAGCGTAGTGAAAGCACTGAAAATGGCGGTCAAAGATAAGCGCTATAGCGCTAATGCGGTCCATCACTCAGACCGAGGTTCGCAATACTGCTCAGCCGTTTATCAAGATGAACTGCAGGCCAACCATATTCAGCCGTCGATGACAGACGGTTATGATTGCTATCAAAATGCGTTAGCAGAACGAGTAAACGGGATCCTGAAGCAGGAGTTTTTACTCTACCGGTGTAAAACGCTGGAAGAGCTGAAGAGACTTGTTAGAGAATCGATAGCGATATACAACGAAATGAGACCGCATCTGAGTTTGGATATGGAAACACCCAATCAGGTGCATAATAGAAAAGGCCAGCTACTGGAGCTGGCCTAG